The following coding sequences are from one Rhipicephalus microplus isolate Deutch F79 chromosome 3, USDA_Rmic, whole genome shotgun sequence window:
- the LOC119159927 gene encoding glutathione S-transferase 1-1: MTIELYAVVTREPCFFIRMLAKHIGVELELKALEYDKDGRLPAEYAKISPLLKIPAINDDGFILYESTAICYYLLNKYAPVSPLYPKEVGKCALVDQILCTVSSFVQPVASFHIRGSIVKRKKLTGNALRTFEETVLHPLEQLVGDNAFAVGDSLTVADIRLVSSMACFVPLPIVDKTKFIKLVSYYERIRALIPSFHEACGWMLEERSKDWETYE; encoded by the exons ATGACAATCGAACTGTACGCCGTCGTCACCAGGGAACCTTGCTTCTTTATTCGTATGCTGGCAAAGCATATTGGCGTTGAACTCGAACTGAAGGCTCTTGAATATGACAAGGATGGCCGTCTGCCTGCGGAGTATGCTAAG atCAGCCCCTTACTCAAGATCCCAGCAATCAACGACGATGGTTTCATCTTGTACGAAAG TACTGCCATCTGCTACTACCTGCTAAACAAGTATGCTCCTGTGTCACCACTCTACCCGAAGGAAGTGGGGAAGTGTGCTCTCGTAGACCAGATCTTGTGCACAGTATCAAGTTTTGTGCAACCTGTTGCATCATTCCACATA CGAGGCAGTATTGTCAAGAGGAAAAAGCTGACAGGAAACGCACTGCGGACGTTCGAAGAAACTGTACTCCACCCATTGGAGCAGCTGGTCGGCGATAATGCTTTCGCTGTCGGCGACAGCCTCACCGTGGCTGACATCCGGCTTGTCTCCAGCATGGCATGTTTCGTGCCT CTTCCCATTGTTGACAAGACTAAGTTCATCAAGTTAGTGTCTTACTACGAGCGAATCAGGGCCTTGATTCCAAGTTTCCACGAAGCGTGCGGCTGGATGCTTGAAGAACGCAGCAAGGATTGGGAGACGTACGAGTGA